In Halobaculum rubrum, the following are encoded in one genomic region:
- a CDS encoding FUN14 domain-containing protein, producing the protein MPGPELLAQLDIDPRQLGFELGTGAVIGGIIGFAAKKIAKLIAVIVGLELALFKFLESRGVLTVNWDKLGSTFESLGSAATAETPPTWVETILSTLSVSAGFTGGFFVGFKRG; encoded by the coding sequence ATGCCAGGACCAGAACTGCTCGCACAGTTGGATATCGACCCCCGACAGCTCGGGTTCGAACTCGGGACGGGGGCCGTTATCGGGGGGATCATCGGGTTCGCGGCGAAGAAGATCGCGAAGCTGATCGCGGTGATCGTCGGGCTGGAGCTCGCGCTGTTCAAGTTCCTCGAGTCACGGGGCGTCCTGACCGTGAACTGGGACAAGCTCGGCAGTACGTTCGAATCGCTCGGCTCGGCCGCGACCGCCGAGACGCCGCCGACGTGGGTCGAGACCATCCTCTCGACGCTGTCGGTGTCGGCGGGGTTCACCGGCGGCTTCTTCGTCGGCTTCAAGCGGGGATGA
- a CDS encoding uS10/mL48 family ribosomal protein yields MTFVTKLRFQSGDRAALDDTVNSLREMLERKGAECKGPHTEPSERIRVPLYEGLSSGTELGEWTFEVFARRLEIHGNDHIAREVGHMDFPDSVHVEIELERKKPLGHRQN; encoded by the coding sequence ATGACCTTCGTAACCAAGCTCCGGTTCCAAAGCGGGGACCGAGCCGCGCTCGACGACACGGTGAACAGTCTCCGCGAGATGCTGGAACGGAAGGGCGCCGAGTGCAAGGGCCCACATACGGAACCGTCGGAACGTATCCGCGTGCCGCTGTACGAGGGCCTCTCCTCCGGGACCGAGCTCGGTGAGTGGACGTTCGAGGTGTTCGCACGCCGCCTCGAGATCCACGGGAACGACCACATCGCCCGCGAGGTCGGCCACATGGACTTCCCCGACTCCGTCCACGTCGAGATCGAGCTCGAGCGGAAGAAGCCGCTCGGTCACCGACAGAACTGA
- a CDS encoding ribosome assembly factor SBDS: MISLDEAVTARLESHGTRFEVLIDPDAALAIKRGEFDGDLEDVIAAEDVFENASRGDRPPEEDVEEVFGTTDALDIIPEIVERGEIQITAEQRKEMLEQKHKQLVNRITRNAVNPQMDDAPHPPERIERALEEAGFTIDPMEPVENQIDDALEALRPVIPIRFDEVTVAVQLPADYAGSGQAKVREFGDLEREEWQSDGSWVGVVTFPAGLQNDFYDLANEVSSGEAETRVVKEEDEISRR; encoded by the coding sequence ATGATATCACTCGACGAGGCCGTCACCGCCCGGCTGGAATCCCACGGCACGCGCTTCGAAGTCCTGATCGACCCGGACGCGGCGCTGGCGATCAAACGCGGCGAGTTCGACGGCGATCTCGAGGACGTGATCGCCGCCGAGGACGTGTTCGAGAACGCCTCCCGCGGCGACCGACCGCCCGAGGAGGACGTCGAGGAAGTGTTCGGCACGACCGACGCGTTGGATATCATCCCGGAGATCGTCGAGCGCGGGGAGATACAGATCACCGCCGAGCAGCGCAAGGAGATGCTCGAACAGAAGCACAAGCAGCTCGTCAACCGCATCACGCGCAACGCGGTGAACCCGCAGATGGACGACGCGCCCCACCCGCCCGAGCGCATCGAGCGCGCGCTGGAGGAGGCGGGGTTCACGATCGACCCGATGGAGCCCGTCGAGAACCAGATCGACGACGCGCTCGAGGCCCTGCGCCCCGTCATCCCGATCCGGTTCGACGAGGTGACGGTCGCGGTGCAGTTGCCCGCCGACTACGCCGGCTCCGGACAGGCGAAGGTGCGCGAGTTCGGCGATCTGGAACGCGAGGAGTGGCAAAGCGACGGCTCGTGGGTCGGCGTGGTCACGTTCCCCGCGGGGCTGCAGAACGACTTCTACGACCTCGCGAACGAGGTGTCAAGCGGGGAAGCGGAGACGCGCGTCGTGAAGGAGGAAGACGAGATCAGCCGCCGATAG
- the moaC gene encoding cyclic pyranopterin monophosphate synthase MoaC: MSDDDAHGDRDADDDLTHTDDAGDVQMVNVGDKPDSARRAVARGTIHLTESTVDAVRGNEVKKGDVLATARIGAVQAVKHTWETIPMCHQIPITNVDTEFEVSDDRIELAVAVETTGKTGCEMEALEGVTTGLNTVWDMVKAAEKDATGGYPDTRITDVEVVTKEKTVLE; this comes from the coding sequence ATGAGCGACGACGACGCACACGGCGACCGCGACGCGGACGACGACCTCACCCACACCGACGACGCGGGCGACGTGCAGATGGTGAACGTCGGGGACAAGCCCGACTCCGCCCGGCGGGCGGTCGCGCGCGGGACGATCCACCTCACCGAGTCGACCGTCGACGCCGTCCGCGGCAACGAGGTGAAGAAGGGCGACGTGCTCGCGACCGCCCGGATCGGCGCCGTGCAGGCGGTGAAACACACCTGGGAGACGATCCCGATGTGCCACCAGATCCCGATCACGAACGTCGACACCGAGTTCGAGGTGAGCGACGATCGCATCGAGCTTGCGGTCGCCGTCGAGACGACCGGGAAGACGGGCTGTGAGATGGAGGCGCTTGAGGGTGTCACGACCGGACTGAACACGGTCTGGGACATGGTGAAGGCCGCCGAGAAGGACGCGACCGGCGGCTATCCAGACACGCGGATCACGGACGTGGAGGTCGTAACGAAAGAGAAGACCGTACTGGAGTGA
- a CDS encoding NAD(P)H-hydrate dehydratase — translation MISSERMAMVDRNAAALGVSTKQLMESSGNAVARAVRERAAPGDRVLLICGRGNNGGDAMVAARFLDEFEVETFLLGRPGTIRTDIARENWDTLVESDLPSRTVTDSREFDLDEYGPDLVVDAMLGTGVTGALREPEAAVARRLNAADVSVVAVDVPSGVDADTGTAAGIAVDADAVVTFHDDKPGLADLDADVTVADIGIPDAAETLVGPGDLLALGRDADSHKGDNGEVLVVGGGPYTGAPALAARAALRAGADLVRVACPEPVAREIQGYGPDLIVRSFDGDHLAPRHVDDLLDRAADQDTVVFGPGLGSDDATLDAVAEFLAGYDGRAVVDADALQVVPEVETDAELICTPHQGELLRMGGETADDWRERADLVTAFAGDLGHTVLVKGRYDVISDGTDTRIGRTGNPGMTVGGTGDVLAGVTGALAAQVESPLQAAALAAWANGRAGDAAADEFGDGLAASDLPDRIPQALRDEGE, via the coding sequence ATGATCTCCTCCGAGCGGATGGCGATGGTCGACCGCAACGCCGCGGCGCTCGGCGTCTCGACGAAACAGCTGATGGAGTCGTCGGGCAACGCCGTCGCCCGCGCGGTCCGCGAGCGGGCGGCCCCCGGCGACCGAGTCCTCCTGATCTGCGGCCGCGGGAACAACGGCGGCGACGCGATGGTCGCCGCGCGCTTCCTCGACGAGTTCGAGGTCGAGACCTTCCTGCTGGGCCGACCGGGGACGATCCGCACCGACATCGCCCGCGAGAACTGGGATACGCTCGTCGAAAGCGACCTCCCGAGCCGAACCGTCACCGACTCCCGCGAGTTCGACCTCGACGAGTACGGCCCGGACCTCGTGGTCGACGCGATGCTCGGTACCGGCGTGACCGGCGCGCTCAGAGAGCCGGAGGCGGCCGTCGCCCGCCGACTCAACGCCGCCGACGTGTCCGTCGTGGCCGTGGACGTACCGTCCGGCGTCGACGCCGATACGGGGACGGCCGCCGGCATCGCCGTCGACGCCGACGCGGTCGTCACCTTCCACGACGACAAGCCGGGGCTCGCGGATCTCGACGCCGACGTGACGGTCGCGGACATCGGCATCCCCGACGCCGCCGAGACGTTGGTCGGACCGGGCGATCTGCTGGCGCTGGGCCGCGACGCCGACTCCCACAAGGGCGACAACGGCGAGGTGCTGGTCGTGGGCGGCGGCCCCTACACCGGCGCGCCCGCGCTGGCCGCCCGCGCCGCGCTCCGCGCCGGCGCCGACCTCGTCCGAGTCGCCTGCCCCGAGCCCGTCGCCCGCGAGATCCAAGGGTACGGCCCCGATCTCATCGTCCGCTCGTTCGACGGCGACCACCTCGCGCCCCGCCACGTTGACGACCTGCTCGACCGCGCGGCCGACCAGGACACCGTGGTCTTCGGGCCCGGACTCGGTAGCGACGACGCGACGCTCGACGCCGTCGCCGAGTTCCTCGCCGGCTACGACGGCCGCGCGGTCGTGGACGCCGACGCGCTCCAGGTCGTTCCCGAGGTCGAGACCGACGCCGAGCTGATCTGTACGCCCCATCAAGGCGAGTTGCTGAGGATGGGCGGCGAGACCGCCGACGACTGGCGAGAGCGCGCCGACCTCGTGACGGCGTTCGCGGGCGATCTGGGCCACACAGTCCTCGTGAAGGGCCGCTACGACGTGATCAGCGACGGGACGGACACCCGGATCGGGCGGACCGGAAATCCGGGGATGACCGTCGGCGGCACCGGCGACGTGCTCGCGGGCGTGACGGGCGCGCTCGCCGCGCAGGTCGAGTCGCCGCTGCAGGCGGCCGCGCTCGCGGCGTGGGCGAACGGTCGCGCGGGCGACGCGGCCGCCGACGAGTTCGGCGACGGCCTCGCCGCCTCGGACCTCCCGGACCGGATCCCACAAGCCCTCCGCGACGAAGGGGAGTGA
- a CDS encoding thioredoxin family protein produces the protein MSSNTAAGEPVHVESEEQFAELTGEGLVLVDYHADWCGPCKMLEPTVKELAAEVDGLTVLKVDVDAFQGLAADAGVRGIPALQFYADGEEAERLVGVQEKESLLQVIDRLQ, from the coding sequence ATGAGCAGCAACACTGCCGCCGGGGAACCCGTTCACGTCGAGAGCGAGGAACAGTTCGCGGAGCTGACGGGCGAGGGGCTCGTGCTCGTCGACTACCACGCCGACTGGTGTGGTCCGTGCAAAATGTTGGAGCCGACGGTGAAGGAACTCGCGGCCGAGGTCGACGGGCTGACGGTGCTCAAAGTCGACGTCGACGCGTTCCAGGGGCTCGCCGCCGACGCCGGGGTACGCGGCATTCCGGCGCTACAGTTCTACGCCGACGGCGAGGAGGCCGAGCGGCTCGTCGGCGTTCAGGAGAAGGAGTCGCTCCTACAGGTCATCGACCGGCTACAGTAA
- the hflX gene encoding GTPase HflX, giving the protein MPDRHTGEAPTAVVAKRVDRGRADLTEITDLATAAGYEVTASLTQTRDQDPAYHFGEGKADELARLVAREDADVVIIDNEVGPYQTFNIGAKLPEGAEVVDRFTLILDIFGQRAQTRKAQLQVELAELRYELPRAEVKASLAKRDERPGFMGLGEYDESRERDIKSQISRIKDELDAIAETEEKRREQRRESGFDLVALAGYTNAGKSTLLRRLADDLDVDENAERHPDLDSTAESRNQLFTTLGTTTRRANTGKRDVLLTDTVGFISDLPHWLVESFESTLQSVYHADLVLLVVDASEPVEEMREKLVTSHDTLYERNEAPIVTVFNKVDRLDDDELRRKRESLSALAPNPVCVSGLTGDRVEDLRERVEAELPDWKRELLLLPLSDEAMSLVSWVHDNGHVEREEYDAAQVELEFQAPPAVVDQVRSRAADLDRDAPPESVESP; this is encoded by the coding sequence ATCCCTGACCGCCACACCGGGGAAGCGCCGACGGCGGTCGTCGCGAAACGCGTCGACCGCGGACGCGCCGACCTGACGGAGATCACGGACCTCGCGACCGCGGCGGGGTACGAGGTGACCGCGTCGCTGACGCAGACTCGGGATCAGGACCCCGCCTACCACTTCGGGGAGGGGAAAGCGGACGAGCTCGCGCGGCTCGTCGCGCGGGAGGACGCCGACGTCGTGATCATCGATAACGAAGTCGGCCCGTACCAGACGTTCAACATCGGGGCGAAGCTCCCCGAGGGCGCCGAGGTGGTCGACCGCTTCACGCTCATCCTCGACATCTTCGGCCAGCGCGCGCAGACGCGCAAGGCGCAGCTCCAGGTCGAGCTCGCGGAGCTGCGCTACGAGCTCCCGCGTGCCGAAGTGAAGGCGAGCCTCGCCAAGCGCGACGAGCGACCCGGGTTCATGGGACTGGGCGAGTACGACGAGTCGCGCGAGCGCGACATCAAGTCCCAGATCAGCCGGATCAAAGACGAGTTGGACGCCATCGCGGAAACCGAGGAGAAGCGCCGCGAGCAGCGCCGCGAGTCCGGCTTCGATCTGGTCGCGCTGGCGGGGTACACGAACGCGGGCAAGTCGACGCTGCTTCGACGCCTCGCGGACGATCTCGACGTCGACGAGAACGCGGAGAGACATCCGGACCTCGACTCGACGGCCGAGTCGCGAAACCAACTGTTCACCACGCTCGGGACGACGACCCGCCGTGCGAACACGGGCAAACGCGACGTGCTGCTCACCGACACGGTCGGGTTCATCTCCGATCTGCCCCACTGGCTGGTGGAGTCGTTCGAGTCGACGCTGCAGTCGGTGTATCACGCCGATCTCGTCTTGCTCGTCGTCGACGCCAGCGAGCCGGTCGAGGAAATGCGCGAGAAACTCGTCACCTCCCACGACACCCTGTACGAGCGCAACGAGGCGCCCATCGTCACCGTGTTCAACAAGGTGGACCGCCTCGACGACGATGAACTCCGTCGCAAGCGCGAGTCACTGTCCGCGCTGGCGCCGAATCCGGTGTGCGTCTCCGGACTGACGGGGGACCGCGTCGAGGACCTGCGCGAGCGCGTCGAGGCGGAGCTCCCCGACTGGAAACGCGAGCTGCTGCTGCTCCCGCTGTCGGACGAGGCGATGAGCCTCGTCTCGTGGGTGCACGACAACGGCCACGTCGAGCGCGAGGAGTACGACGCCGCGCAGGTCGAGTTGGAGTTCCAGGCGCCGCCGGCGGTCGTCGACCAGGTGCGGTCGCGCGCAGCCGACCTCGACCGGGACGCACCTCCGGAGTCGGTCGAGTCGCCGTAG
- a CDS encoding inositol monophosphatase family protein encodes MTDQPSAPAGIDDRLETAVDAAERGGTVALDAFRSALEVETKADGPMDAVTAVDRSVQEHVIEHVGETYPDDAVVGEEDDALKSVPETGIAWVVDPIDGTVNYAKGNRVWMTSVAVCRDGAPVAAANYAPATGDLYVAGDDASRRNGEPATVSDTADPKAFLVNPVFGVSRSHRRSLTDAVDTVLAEFGDVRRFGCAQAALSGVATGELDAVVSTVELNAWDTAAGVHLVRRAGGRVTDVNGDRWDPGARGLIASNDEAHGTLVDAFEATE; translated from the coding sequence ATGACCGATCAGCCGTCGGCGCCGGCAGGGATCGATGACCGGCTGGAGACCGCCGTCGACGCGGCCGAACGCGGTGGAACCGTCGCACTCGATGCCTTTCGCTCGGCGCTCGAGGTAGAGACGAAGGCGGACGGGCCGATGGACGCCGTCACCGCCGTCGACCGCTCAGTCCAGGAGCACGTCATCGAGCACGTCGGCGAGACGTACCCCGACGACGCGGTCGTCGGCGAGGAGGACGACGCGCTGAAGTCGGTTCCGGAGACCGGTATCGCCTGGGTCGTCGACCCGATCGACGGGACGGTCAACTACGCGAAGGGGAACCGCGTCTGGATGACGAGCGTCGCCGTCTGTCGCGACGGGGCGCCCGTCGCCGCGGCGAACTACGCCCCGGCGACCGGCGATCTGTACGTCGCCGGCGACGACGCCTCACGCCGGAACGGCGAGCCCGCGACGGTCAGCGATACTGCCGACCCGAAGGCGTTCCTCGTCAACCCGGTGTTCGGCGTGTCTCGATCCCACCGGCGGAGTCTGACTGACGCCGTCGATACCGTCCTCGCGGAGTTCGGCGACGTGCGGCGGTTCGGCTGCGCGCAGGCGGCGCTGTCGGGCGTCGCGACCGGCGAGCTCGACGCCGTCGTCTCGACGGTCGAGCTCAACGCCTGGGACACCGCCGCGGGCGTTCACTTGGTTCGACGAGCCGGCGGCCGCGTGACCGACGTGAACGGCGATCGCTGGGACCCCGGCGCACGGGGGCTGATCGCCTCGAACGACGAGGCACACGGGACGCTCGTCGACGCGTTCGAGGCGACCGAGTGA
- a CDS encoding acyl-CoA dehydrogenase family protein: MNTDLGLLDESLVPEHARDVKQEAREFAEEHIAPVAQEHFEADDYPWEVLEAGQEAGLVGQDIPEEYGGRGLDIYQMLAIAEEFYRADAGIGLTMMLPSFGNELVYDYGTDEQCEEYVRPVAEGDQISGLAVSEPQTGSDLAGMTTKAETVDGGYEITGEKYWVGNAVEGDWLTVYAKTGDSEDRYGNYSLFIVETDSDGYEAEHIPEKMGMRASKQGHIVMEDCFVPEENLVGAEGGGFYMLADFFNHGRVVVGGHGIGLAAAAIEEAWEFVHDREAFSRKISEFQSVQHDLADMRTEFEAARSLNWRAAEKLHEGENAGLWAAMAKLKSTETAVDCAERGMQLHGGRSVLTERRIARVYRDVRIPVIYEGASEVQRNLVYRQSQ, encoded by the coding sequence ATGAACACGGACCTCGGTCTGCTGGACGAGTCACTGGTTCCGGAGCACGCGCGCGATGTGAAGCAGGAAGCTCGCGAGTTCGCCGAAGAGCACATCGCGCCGGTGGCACAGGAACACTTCGAGGCCGACGACTACCCGTGGGAGGTGCTGGAGGCCGGCCAGGAGGCGGGGCTCGTCGGACAGGACATCCCCGAGGAGTACGGCGGCCGCGGCCTCGATATCTACCAGATGCTCGCCATCGCCGAGGAGTTCTACCGCGCGGACGCCGGCATCGGGCTGACGATGATGCTCCCTTCCTTTGGCAACGAGCTCGTCTACGACTACGGCACCGACGAGCAGTGCGAGGAGTACGTCCGTCCCGTCGCCGAGGGCGATCAGATCTCCGGGCTCGCGGTGTCGGAGCCGCAGACGGGCTCGGACCTCGCGGGCATGACGACGAAGGCCGAGACGGTCGACGGCGGCTACGAGATCACCGGCGAGAAGTACTGGGTCGGCAACGCCGTCGAGGGCGACTGGCTCACCGTCTACGCGAAGACCGGCGACTCCGAGGACCGCTACGGCAACTACTCGCTGTTCATCGTCGAGACCGACTCGGACGGGTACGAGGCCGAACACATCCCCGAGAAGATGGGGATGCGCGCGTCCAAGCAGGGCCACATCGTCATGGAGGACTGCTTCGTCCCCGAAGAGAACCTCGTCGGCGCCGAGGGGGGCGGATTCTACATGCTCGCGGACTTCTTCAACCACGGCCGCGTCGTCGTCGGCGGGCACGGTATCGGCCTCGCCGCGGCGGCCATCGAGGAGGCGTGGGAGTTCGTTCACGACCGCGAGGCGTTCAGCCGGAAGATCTCGGAGTTCCAGTCCGTCCAGCACGACCTCGCGGACATGCGCACCGAGTTCGAGGCCGCGCGGTCGCTCAACTGGCGCGCCGCCGAGAAGCTCCACGAGGGCGAGAACGCGGGGCTGTGGGCCGCGATGGCGAAGCTCAAGTCGACCGAGACGGCCGTCGACTGCGCCGAGCGCGGGATGCAGCTCCACGGCGGGCGCTCGGTCCTGACGGAGCGCCGGATCGCCCGCGTCTACCGCGACGTGCGCATCCCGGTGATCTACGAGGGCGCCAGCGAGGTACAGCGCAACCTCGTGTACCGCCAGTCGCAGTAG
- a CDS encoding 2,5-diamino-6-(ribosylamino)-4(3H)-pyrimidinone 5'-phosphate reductase, translated as MYVHVNAAVSVDGKLSSRRREQVRISGAADFDRVDRIRAAADAVLVGVGTVLADDPHLTLDEEDRRVQRLRDGRSGNPARLVADSRARTPPDARILDDEATTYLLVSDEADPDRLADLRDAGAAVIVAGGDDGRVDLRAAFDALEREGIERVMVEGGGEVIFSLFDGGLVDELSLYVGSLVIGGRDAPTLADGKGFLDDFPRLELVDVARVDDGVLLSYET; from the coding sequence GTGTACGTCCACGTCAACGCCGCCGTCTCCGTCGACGGGAAGCTCTCCTCGCGCCGCCGCGAGCAGGTCCGGATCAGCGGCGCCGCCGACTTCGACCGCGTCGACCGGATCCGCGCGGCCGCCGATGCCGTGCTCGTCGGCGTCGGCACCGTGCTCGCGGACGACCCGCATCTCACGCTGGACGAGGAGGACCGCCGCGTCCAGCGCCTCCGCGACGGCCGTTCCGGGAATCCCGCCCGACTCGTCGCCGACTCCCGCGCTCGCACCCCACCGGACGCCCGGATCCTCGACGACGAGGCGACGACGTACCTGCTCGTGAGCGACGAGGCCGACCCGGATCGGCTGGCCGACCTCCGCGACGCCGGCGCGGCGGTCATCGTCGCCGGCGGTGACGATGGCCGCGTCGACCTCCGAGCGGCCTTCGACGCGCTCGAACGCGAGGGGATCGAGCGCGTCATGGTGGAGGGCGGCGGCGAAGTGATATTCTCGCTGTTCGACGGGGGGCTGGTCGACGAACTCTCCCTCTACGTCGGATCGCTCGTTATCGGCGGCCGCGACGCGCCGACGCTCGCGGACGGCAAAGGATTCCTCGACGACTTCCCGCGCCTGGAGCTGGTCGACGTCGCGCGCGTCGACGACGGCGTCCTGCTCTCGTACGAGACTTGA